The Erigeron canadensis isolate Cc75 chromosome 4, C_canadensis_v1, whole genome shotgun sequence genome window below encodes:
- the LOC122597770 gene encoding armadillo repeat-containing protein 7 produces MFTNSQRQEERTGKYGTPRVQYLQELVAQFQNASTEESKEKLVANLANFAYDPFNYTFLRQLNVLELFLDCITEPNEKLIEFGAGGICNSCVDPANAAVIIKCDGIPLLIQCLSSPVKNTVIYALGALYYLCNASTKEEILRPEVVDVIRRYSDAGGVSVSFSNLAQAFLDKHVPQNH; encoded by the exons ATGTTCACTAATAGTCAAAGACAAGAAGAGCGTACAGGAAAATATGGCACTCCTAGGGTTCAATATCTTCAG GAACTCGTAGCTCAATTTCAGAATGCTTCTACTGAAG AGTCCAAGGAGAAACTTGTTGCTAACTTAGCAAACTTTGCATATGATCCTTTCAATTATACTTTTCTACGCCAG CTTAATGTTTTGGAACTTTTCCTCGACTGCATAACAGAACCCAATGAGAAGCTTATAGAATTTGGCGCAGGGGGGATCTGCAATTCCTGTGTTG ATCCTGCAAATGCCGcagtaataataaaatgtgatgGGATACCTCTTCTTATACAATGTTTATCCAGTCCGGTTAAAAATACG GTGATTTATGCTCTCGGGGCCCTGTACTATCTCTGTAATGCATCTACTAAGGAAGAAATTTTGAGACCAGAAGTTGTGGATGTCATTAGGAGGTATTCAGATGCAGGTGGTGTTAGCGTTAGTTTCAGCAATCTTGCTCAAGCTTTCTTAGATAAGCATGTCCCACAAAATCATTGA